Below is a genomic region from Campylobacter geochelonis.
CTTAAGCGCTACAAAAGCATCGACAACCATAGGATCAAAATGCGAGCCTTTGTTTTTCACGATAAAATCTTCCGCTTTTTCGTAGCTAAAAGCCTCTTTATAGTGCCTTTTAGAAATCAACGCATCATAAACATCAGCTAGTGCCATCAGTCGCCCTTCTATCGGGATTTCATCGCCTTTTAAGCCGCGCGGATAGCCTTGTCCATCCCATCTTTCGTGATGTGTGTAGGCGATGTTTATCGCAGCTAGTAAAAACTCATTTGTCGCGTTTGATGAGCTGATGGCTTTTTCGATGATTTCTTTACCATAAACTGTGTGTTTTTTCATCACTTCCCACTCTTGTTCATCTAAATTTGAGCTTTTGTTTAAAATTTTATCTGGGATTGCGACTTTGCCGATGTCATGAAGTGGCGTTGCGCGGTAGAGAATTTCTATAAATTTTGGATTTAGCTTATCAAGATGAAAACCTTGTTTATACAGATACTGTGCGAGCAGTTTTACATACTCTTTTGATCTTACGATGTGCGTGCCAGTTTCTACGTCTTTGCCTTCTATCACGCTTACCATACTATCGATTGTAGCGCTGTGAGCGGACTCAAGCTCTTTTATAAATTCTTTTTTATCTAGGTATGTTAAAAACGCGACAATCAAAGATATATTTAAAAAGATAAACACAAACGGCAGTAAAAAATATCCTAGCGATATATAAATGTTATATTTAAGAAAAGCTAAAGCTAAGACGATGGCTAAAACCGAAAGCAGGATAAATAGGATAAATGAGTATAAATAATCATATTTTGATATCAAAAAAACCATAAAAACAAGCAAAAACAAACTAGTGTAAAAGCTTAAATTTTTATATAAATTTGGTTGAGTGATTAAGTTGCCGGTAAGAAAATTTTCTAAAAACGAAGCGTGGAAAAAAATTCCCGGCACAATCTCGCCTTTAGTGCTGATAAATTGATCATAAAGCCCAGTAGCCGTGGCACCAAGCAGAACAAATTTGCCAGTAAATTCGCTTTTATCGACATTTGCTAGTAGTATGTCGCTTGCTGAAATTTTAGTAAAATCCGAGCTTGAGTGGACTTTGCTAAGAGACTTTGCGTTTTCATTTAGCTTTGCTTTTTTGCCTAAAAACTCTACTTCAAGCCCAAGAGCGCTTTTTTTAAGGCTAAGTTTTGGGTCTACTTGCATAAGCATAGCCATACTCAACGATGGCACTAGCTTGTCGCGATAGTATAAAAACGAGCTATTTTGTCTTAAAATGCCATCATTATCACTTTTGGAATTTATAAATCCAAGCGCGGACGCGGCGTCGTTTAGCATCTCGTAATTTCCAAGAAAATTTGTAGCTTTTGGAATTTGAGTGAAATTTTCATCTGTTTTTAGATATGTTTTTGTTAAAAATTCATCTCCAACGCTAACAGGCGAGATAAAAATAGGCAGAACACTTTTACCTCTTGATAGTGATGAGGCTAGAATTTTATCATTATCAAGCAGGGTTTGAGGAATGTTATCTAAATTTATCGTTGCATTTAGCCCGTTATCATAAAATTTTTTAATCTCGTTTAAAGATGTTCTGTCTTTTTCTGAAAATATGATATCAATGCCTAAAACCGCCGGTCTTGAAAGCAAAATTTCTTGAACGAGTTTTGCTACTAAGATTCTGTTCCATGGCCACTGTCCAAATTCTTTAAGGCTTTTTTCATCGATTTGAACTATCACAACAGAGTTGGAATGCCCGTTGTTTTCATCGTTTTTGCCATTAATCAAGTCAAAAATTTTATAATCAACCAGCGGCAAAAATCCACTAATATATATAAGATAACTAGAGGCAAAGATAATGGCTAGTAAAAAGACAAATTTGATATTTTTTCTCATTTATCGTATCTGTATCTCAACTCTTCGGTTTTTTGGCTCTTTGACTTCATCTGGCGTTTTTACTAAGAGATTTTTCTCGCCAAAAGATGTGACATCAAGCTTATCTATCTTTAATCCACTTAAAAGGCTAGCTACAAATTGCGCTCTTTGACGAGATACTTTCGTGTTTAGTTCATCGCTTCCATACGTATCGGTATGTCCTATAACAGAGACTTCGCAAGGTGCAGCGTCTTTTATGGCTTGTTTTATCTCATCTAACTTTGAAGCTGATTTGGCTGTAAGTTCTGTGCCGTCTGTAAAATATATAAGATATGATTTTGCTGGAGCGATGCTTGAGCGTATTAAGTTGCCGTATTTTTTATCCACTTCGTCTTGGCTTAAAACCTTTTTATCGCTTGCAAATGCCTCTATGTTTGATAACTCGATGTATGAATTTGGAGTTTGCAAAATTTGCGTTTTGTCTTTTGAATTTACGACAATCGCGGAAGTTTTATTGCTATCAAGTAATAAAATTTCGCTCTTATCAACGCTTAAATTTATACCAAATATAGCTATAACCATGGCTATAAAAGCTTCCATATCATCCTCCTTAGTTGAGTTTGACTAAGAATTTAGTCCCACGAATTCCTATGATGCCATCTGGTACTTTTAAAGAAAAGTTATCTGGAGATAGCTCGCCGATTTTGCCTGATTGAAATAGCGCTTTTCCTTTGTCTAGCTTTAGGCTAAATTTATATATATCTTCTATAGGCTTAAATTCGAATTTTTCGATATTTAAAAAGCTTGATTCGCCTATTGTTAGACTGCTTCCATCGTTAAAAATAACGCCGATTTTTGAGCTTGAATTTGTGATGATAATATCGTTGTTTTTTAATTTATCGCCAATATTTAAAGAGATTACTTTTTCTCCTCTTTTTGCTTGCGGAGAGCCTTCTATCATCTTAATTATCGCGATATCATCTGCTGAAAAAGCAAAAGTTGCCATTAAAAGCAAGATAGAAAATATCTTTTTCATCGATTATCCTTTAGTGCAATCTTTCAAAATTATAACATAAATTTACAAGATGATTCTTAAAGGGTTAAATCGTGTTAAGATTTGTTAAACAAATATTATTTTTAATTTATATAAATTTTATTTTTTATATATCGTTTATGGCTTGCAAGAAAGAGCTGTTTAAAATAGTTTGTTCTAAGTAAAGATAAGGTATAATCACGTTTTTTAAAATATAAATTTAAATAAAAAAAGTTAGAAAAATAAAAAATTTTATAAATATTTGAATGATATTTTAAGTTTTTGTGATTAAGAAGTTTGGTGACCCCTACGAGACTCGAACTCGTGTTACCGCCGTGAAAGGGCGATGTCCTAACCACTAGACGAAGGGGCCACTATGTTTTTGAATGAAATGTGATTATACTTTAAATAAGCTTAAGGATAACTTAAAAATGAAAAATTTTAAATATAAATTTATAATAACGCTGATTATCTCTATTTTTTTATCAGGTTGTATGCAAAAAGAGCCACAAATTCCACAAGCTGTGAGCTTTACTGTGATTTCGCCTATGGTGAAGTTAAGCGATGCTGGTTTCTTACGAGTGTATAAAAATAGCGTGCATTTGCAAATTTATAGTAGTGGCGTTAGTGTCCTTGAAATCGTGGTTAAAGATAGAATTTGTATGAATAATGCTTGTAAAGATGAGTTAGCTTTTAACAAAGATTTTTTTACAAAAGAGCATTATCGTGGATTTTTTGATGAAATTTTAAGAAAAAAACCGATATATAATGGTAAGAATTTGGTCAAAACAGAATGCGGATTTGAGCAAAATTTAAGAAATTTAAGCTATAAAGTTTGTGGTAAAGAGCTATTTTTTAAAGATAAAAATGATATAAAAATTATATTAAAAGATATAGACTGAAAGGGTTTGATGAAGAGGATTGGAGCTCATGTAAGTGCAAGCGGAGGCGTGCAAAACGCGCCATTAAATGCTAAAAAGATAGGCGCAGATGCGTTTGCGCTTTTTGTAAAAAACCAACGACAGTGGAGCGCAAAAGCGCTTGAGAAAAGTCAGATTGATGAATTTAGCGCGAATTTAGCCGATGTAAATATCAAAAAAGAGCATATCTTGCCGCACGATAGTTATCTTATAAATTTAGGTCATCCAGACAAAGCACTTAGGCAAAAAAGTTTAGATGCTTTTTTAGATGAGGTGGAGCGAGTATCGGCGCTAGGGCTTGTGATGTTGAATTTCCATCCAGGCTCGCATTTAAAACAAATTAGCGAAGAGGAGTGTTTGAAAAATATCAGTGAGTGCCTAAATTTCACACTTTTAAACAGCTCTGGTGTAAAACTCGTGGTAGAAAATACAGCCGGGCAGGGTTCAAATTTAGGTTATAAGCTTGAACATCTTGGCTTTTTGATAAAACATAGCGTAGATAAAGAAAGAATCGGCGTTTGTATCGATACTTGCCATTTTTTTGCTGGCGGATATGATATAAGAAGTAAAACGGCGTATGAAAAGACTATGGCTGAGTTTGATAAGATAGTTGGATATAAATTTTTAAGCGCAATGCATCTAAATGACTCTAAAAATAAGCTTGGAGTGAAAAAAGATCGTCATGAAAGCCTTGGAGCTGGAACTTTGGGGCTTGAAGCGTTTAAAAACATCATGCAAGATAGGAATATCGATGAGATTCCGCTGGTTTTAGAAACGATTGATGAGAGCATTTGGGCGGAAGAAATAGCGCTTTTAAGAAGTATGATTTAAAGGAAAAAGTTGAAATACATAGTTGATTTTTTAAAAAATGATGTGGAGAGTTCTGAAATTTACACTTTGCTTGATGTTGGTATAAATGAGGCAAAAGTGCTGAAGTTTTTAACTCAATCTTATATAGATGGGATATCATCAAACAGCGTATATACCGTGCTAGGAGCGGTTTTTGGTGAAGATGGTTATGAGTATTTAAAACATCTTGATGAGATTAAAAATTTGCTAGATTCAGGATATATTAGCAAAAATGTAAATATCTTTAAAACTGAAAATGTTAAAAATTTAAAAGGTAGTAAACTATCGCTTTTACACGCTGAAGTCGAGCTTAGTGAGCTTTTTTTAAGCATTTTAGAAAACGGCATAGTCGATACAAAACTACCAAACATAACCGAATACAGCGATCATCTTGAGTATCTGCAAGATCAGTTTTTGCTAGTTGAGTTTTATCAAAAGAGATTTAACAGCTCAAGCTTAGAAAATCAAGCCAAAATCGATGCTAAAATTTCAGAACTAACCGACACGATAAGAGAGCGAGTAAAACTTAGCAAAATTCCCATAACGGTTGAGCAAATTTTTAAAGCAAATTCGCTAGATGAGAGAGAAAAAGTGATATTTCTCGCACTTTTAAAAGAGGAGTATTCTGGCGAGTATGACAGCCTTAGAGATACAAATATGCTTGTTGGAATGGTAAGTCGTAGCGACATCGAGCGTATAAAAAACCGAGCTTTGCTTGAAGAGGGTTCAAATTTACTTACTAGTGGGCTTGTGGATTATGATGAGGTTTTAGGAACGCTTGGCGGGATAACAAAGAGTTATTTTATAAATGAAGAGATTTTGCAAAGCATTATGCATCCGCAAAAAAATGATAAAAAAAGTAAAAAACTGCTTGTCGAAAGCATGGTAAAAGATAGCGAAATTTTTGAGCTAATCGAGCCGCAAACCGATATAAACGATGTTGTTTTAAACCCAAAGATAAAAGAGGTGTTAGACTCGATTTTAAAGCAGCTTGATAAAAAAGTCATCGCAAAGCTTAACAATTGGGGGATTAAAACAAGGCGTGGGATTGATGCGAAAATCATCTTTTATGGACCTGCTGGAACTGGAAAAACAATGAGTGCAATCAGCCTTGCAAAGAGTCTTAAAAAGCAGGTTATCAGCTTTGATTGTTCTAAAATTTTATCAAAATACGTTGGCGAAAGTGAGCAAAATGTTCGCAAAATTTTTGATACTTATAAGATGATTTGCGAAACTAGCAAAACACAGCCGGTACTTTTGTTAAATGAAGCAGATCAGTTTCTTTCAAGCAGGCTTGAAAGTGGCGCAAATAGCGTTGAAAAGATGCATAACCAGATGCAAAATATCTTTTTAGAGCAGATTGAAAATTTTCAAGGTGTTTTGATAGCGACAACGAATTTTTTGCAAAGCTTAGATAGTGCATTTTCAAGAAGATTTGATTTTAAAATCGAGTTTAAGAAGCCAAATTATGATGAAAGACTTGCGATTTGGCGAAGAGTGATGCCAGAAAGTATTAGTTTTGAGAGCAGTTTTAGTATAGAAGAGTTGGCTAAATTTGAGTTAAGTGGAGCGCAAATCGTGCTAGTGCTTAAAAACACAGCGCTTAAAGTCGCGGTTAGAGATGATGAAATTTTCACACTAAAAGATTTTGAAGAAGAGATAAAAAGAGAGCTTATAAGTTCATTTGGCGATGATAAAAAAGTAGGGCTTTTATAAAAATAAAATGGTTTGGTTAATGTAAAAATGTTTTGCTGAAATGCGAAAATTTAGGTAACTTGTTAAGTTTTTCGCGAAGCAAAACGCAAAGAAAGACGTGCGCACGTTTGGGCGAAATTTATCATGAAATTTTGTTAAGTTTACCAGAAGAATTTGGCTTTAAAAAAGAGTTTGAAAAGATAAATCTCATCATGATTTGGTTGTAAAAACTTAACTAAGATGATGTTTATAAAACTCAGTTTGCCAATTTGTTTGAAATCTTTGTAAGAGGGCAAAATCAAAATGGCGAAAATGGTTAAAATTTACTATTTTCTAGGCAAAATACCGCTAAAATGGGTACTGAAAAAATAGACGAAATTTTAAGAAATAAAGGAGAAAAAATGCAAAGTATGAAAGAGATAATGCAAAATCGCTACTCTTGTAGAAATTTTAAAGATGAAAAAATAGCCGATGAAGTCGTGCGTGAGATTATAAATTTAACTCGTTTAACTCCAAGTTCGCAGGCTTTAGAGCCATGGAAATTTGTAGTTGTAAGTGGCGAGTTGTTAAAAGAGTTAGGAAGTATTTGCAACAACCAACCCCAAGTTAGCGGGTGTTCTCACGCTGTGATTATACTTGCAAGGACGGATTTGCAAAGTAAAGATGAGTATCTAACTCGCATTATAACTTCAAAGAAAAAAGATGAGCAAAAAACGCAAAAATACATAAAAAATGTAGCCTTGAAAACAGATTTGCTAAGTCAAGCCGAGCTAAAACAATACGCGAGTTTGCAGTGCTACATGGCGCTTGCAAATTTAGTTAATATTGCTGAGTCTTTTGATGTAAAAAGCTGCATTATCGGTGCGTTTGATTATGAAAAGTTGGTTAAATTTGTAAATTTAAAAGAGCAGTTTAAGCCTTGTATCGTCGTGGCACTTGGACTAAGTGATGATGTACCAACTCCTAAAATCAGGCAATCGCTTGAAGATATTTTGGTATGGAAAAGGTAGAATGCCCAAATTTGCTTTCGCGCTTTAAAGGTTAATTTAGCGATAAAATTTAGATATTTATAGGCTTTGATTTGAAGTGATTTTGCTAAATTTGTCATAGATAAAAGCATTGAATCTACTTATATAGTCATTTGGCTTTATAGTGTAAAAAAGTAATTATTTTGCCATTTTATAGCGGTGTTTTACAAAGTGGCGGTAATCAACGCATAAGCCATATACAAAAGACAGGAAAAATATAAATGAAAGTAGAATTTGGTGATTTTAATATAACTGATTGTATCTGCAACGAGAAATTTATAAAAGAGTATTTAAACAAAGCTTTAGCGGCTGGAGATTTAGAAGAGTTTAAACAAGCGTTGTTGTCATCGCTAAAAGCCAAAATATAGATGATGTGGCTAAAAAAGCAAATTTAAACAAAGATAGCTTTTACAAGATGTTTAAGCCAAACTCAAAACCGAGATTTGAAAGCATACTTAAGGTTATAAGGGCTTTGGGTATGAATTTTGGTTGCAACTAAACATTATAAAACGCGAAAATTACTAAAATAAAATGCCAAAAACAAAGATAAAATCCTTAAATAAAGCTTGTGAGATTTGCTGCTAAATTTAACGCCAGATTAGAAGGCATAATATTAAATTTGCCATTCAAGCCACTTATAACGCCGGCGATGAGTGGTTTTGGTGTGTAAATTAAGCGCTTCAATAACTAGAAAATTTGGTGCGAAAGCGCGATTTGAGCTACAAAATTTAGGTTGTATTTGCTTTCGCGACTAACATAACTTTTAAATAAATTTATAAAGTAGTTTAACAAAATAGAAAAATAAGTGCTAAAAACAAAAGCAGTTTTATAAAAATTTTATAACTTTGTAGAAAATTACACTAAATTTAGCTTATATTAAAATATGCTTATTTAAACACAATTCACACTCGAACGTTAAATTTAAAATATTTAGCGGATTTGGCATTGCGCGTAGTGAAAATTATGAAGTAGTAAAATAATAAATTTAGTTTAAAACTTTTATGTGTCAAATTTTGTCATATAAAATATAAAAATATATTTAAATAAATAATGTCTGAATAAAAATAAGCATTGCAAATTTAGTAGTATTTTAAAAATTTCTAGCCACAGAAAGCCATCCAAATTTGGTTATTTATGAGCTTTTTACCTCTAAATTTTGCACTAAAGTTGGCTCGTCTTCCATAACTCGAAGTTTTTTGCTTGATTTGATTTTAGCATCATCTTTAAAGGCGGCGCGAACTTTATCCATACCAGTATAAAAGTCCTTCATCAAAACTACGCAAATATAGCTTCCAAACTCAGTTGGCTTAATACGCCCATCTTCTTCATAAATCGCATTGACAAGGCGAAGCAAGCTTATCTCCATAAACAGCTCTTTTTTCAGATTTGCATTATTTGCTTTGTTAAATTTAGCGATATCGACTGCCCCATCAAAAAGTTCGGTTAAAAAGATATATTTAAGTCTTTCGTTTCGTGTGAAATCACAAGTCGCGATAACTGGGCTTTTTCGCGCGTTTATGCGACTGCCATATTCTTCTAAGTTAAAAGCATTTATCAAAAGCCTTCCATCTAAAAAGCTAAACGCACCACTTCCGATACCGACATATTCGTGGTTTGAGCCGACATATTCATCGACTAAATTTGACTTTTGTTTTGAAAACGCCCAAGCGTTGTTTGCGTTGTATGTTTTAAACTCATCTCGCAAGATGGCATAAAACTCTTGCTCGTTGTTTTGGCTGCTTACGCCAAGACTTTTTGCGATAGCATCGCGCGTAAGAGGGGATTTCATAAGCGGATAAAATGTAATTTGTTCAGGAGAGAGGCTTTTGGCTAAATTTATATCAGTTACTAGCTGCTCTTTTGTCTGAAATGGAAAGTTAAAAATCAAATCAAGGCTCGTAGTTGGCAAAATTCCAATCGCACTTGAAAGCTTTTCTACTAGCTGTTTTTGCGAACCAAATTTATCATATCTTGCAACTTTTCGCAAAATTTCATCATCAAAGCTTTGAACGCCAACGCTTATTCTGTCGATATATCCTTTAAAAAGGGAGAGTTTTTGAGGCGTGATGTGGTTTGGATCGGTTTCGCATGAAATGTCTGTTATGCTAAATAACTTTTTAGCAAGTTCTAAGGTTTTTAAAAGTTCATCTTCATCTATCAAAGTTGTGCCGCCACCCACATACATCGAAGAAAAGTCATAACCAGCTTCTTTTATCTGGCACATCTCTTCTCTTAAGTTTACGAAGTATTTTTTGCAAGCATCTTCGTTATAGTGGTATTTGTGAAACGAGCAGTAAGGACAAAACACATGGCAAAATGGCACATGAGCATAGAGCATATACTTTTTGTTTTTATCTGGAATTTTGTCTATATTTTTATCTATAATGTCGATATTTAGACTTTTATATAGCGAATTTTCCATCTTGTTATGCGCGTAACTGAGTGCGAAATTTTGCGCTAAATTTTGAAAGTATTGCATATCCTTAAAACCTTTTTATGAAAAAAAACTAAAATAATCTGCTAAGTTTAGCATAACATCATTAAATTTAGTTGAAGCAAAAGCTATTTTAGATTTCTAAAACTGATAGGAAGTTCCAAATTTAGCTCCTTAACTAGCTTAATCACACTTTGCAAATCATCAATTGATTTAGAGGTGACTCGCACCTCTTCGCCACGAATTTGGGCATTGACTTTTATCTTGCTATCTTTTATCGCTTTTGTGATTTTTTTGGCATTATCGCTATCAAGTGTGTCGTTAAGCTTAAGAGTGGCTTTTACGTTAGAACCGCTTGCGCTTTCGCGTTTAAGTTCACTTATCGCATTTGCTGGAATTTCGCGTTTGATAAGTTTAGATATAACTATATCTTTCATAGCATCGATTTTGTTGTCACTTGTGCTTAAAAGGGTTATGGTTTTTTCCTTTTCATTTAGTGAAATCTCAGCACTTAAACCTTTAAAATCATACCTTGCCGCAACCTCTTTTTTAGATGTTTCAAGAGCGTTTTTTACCTCCATCATATCGACACTTGCGCTTATATCAAAGCTATGCTCACTTGCCATTTATAAACTCCTCTATGTTTTTTACAACCATTTTTATAAGCGTTTGTCTTGCCTCTTTGCTAGCCCATGCAACGTGTGGTGTTAGGATTAAATTTTGTCTGTTTTTAACAGTTAAAAATGGGTGATTTGCTATCATCGGCTCTTTTTCTAGCACGTCAATAACCGCTTTTATACCACGCTCATCAATAGCGTTTGCAAGTGCAGTTTCATCGACTATACCACCGCGACCAAAATTCATCAAAATAGTGCTAGATTTTAGTTTATCAAGCTGTGGTTTGGCGATTAAATTTTTAGTATTTTCATTAAGTGGAGCGTGGATTGAGATGATATCGCACTGTGTTAAAAGCTCATCTAAACTAACGCTTTTAAACTCGTTGTTATTATTTTTCCCACTTGTTGAGTAGTAAACCACATCACAACCAAAGGCTTTAGCGATATTTGCCACGCTTTTTCCTATCGTGCCAAGTCCAATGATACCAAATTTTTTACCGTTTAATTCAGTGATAACTCTATCTAAATTTGTAAAAATCTCACTTTTTACCCACTCGCCGCTACTAACATATGAAGTGTAATACTCCATGTTGTTAGCTAACATCAAAAGTCCAGCAAAGGCTTGTTGTGCTACACTGTTAGTAGAGTAGCCAGCGACATTTTTAACTGGAATACCCCTTTTTTTGGCAGCTTCTACATCGATGTTGTTAACTCCGGTTGCACTAACACAGATGAGTTTTAAGTTAGTGTTAGCCATAACATCATCTGTTATTAAAACCTTGTTAGAGATAACGACATCGGCATCTTTTAACCTTTCTATTGTTTGGTTAGCGGCTGTTTTTGGATAGCTAACAAACTCTCCAAATTTAGCAAATTCGTTTAAATCCGCATCAAATCCCAAAGTATCTGCATCTAAGCATACTATTTTTATAGCTTTTTCTTTCATCGCTTTTTCCTTTTTTGTTAGTTTATAAATTTAGCGTATATAATGCGCTACAAATTTAGCAAAATTTCCTAAAATTTCGCCACCTTTTCTATATCCCAACGCGCAAGCTTCATAGGCGAAAAATACGCCAGCTTGGTAAGAGTTGCCAGCTTTGTCTTTGTTAAATTCATAAAATTCTTGATAAAGAAATTTGTTGTTTGCATACTCGCCATCTTCTTCTAAAATCTTTTTGCCATTTTCATCATAAATGGCTACGTTTGCGCCTTCTCGCCCTAAAAATGGCTTTTTAACCATCTTTTTGCCAATAAGCGGCTCATAAGAGCTTTCTAGTAAAAGTGGATGGTTTGGATATAAATCCCACAGCACTTTTAAAATGCCTTTGCTTTGAAAAAGTAGCGTGTAGGCTGGATTTAAGATGATAGCGCGCTGGTTTTGGATGATGTTTTTAAGTATCATAGCAAGCTCGCCCTCATCGACTGCGATTTGCTCCCACGGGATAAGCTTAAACCAAAATTCATAGTTTTCATCGTTATAAAAAATGCCATCTTCATCGCTAAAAACGACTTCATCGACATAAGCAAACTCAGTGTTAAAACCAGCTTCGTTTGCCGCAGCTTGTAAAAATCTAGTTGTGGTTTCATCTTCTTTGTTTCCTGCAATGGAGCTAAAGAGAATTTTCCAGCCATTATAGAGTTTTTCAAAATCTTGCGTTGAGTCATCAAGAGTTATAAGTCGTTTGAAATTTTCTACTAACGCGTCGAAAAGATCGTTGAACTGGCTGTTTTCATCCATGCCATTTTGTTTTAAAAGCGCCCATTGAACGATAGCGGTTTCAAAAACTGAAGTAGGGGTATCGGCATTAAACTCAATAAGTTTGATAGGTTTACCATCAACTCCGCCAGCTAAATCAAAACGTCCATAAAGGTGC
It encodes:
- a CDS encoding glutathionylspermidine synthase family protein, yielding MFLKKVTPLTKQYLEEIGFEWHTDADKTNYVSDEILEISQDDAKAYYDAANELYDMFVAAAQHVIDNNLFHELGIPFNLVDLIKDSWENDVHWHLYGRFDLAGGVDGKPIKLIEFNADTPTSVFETAIVQWALLKQNGMDENSQFNDLFDALVENFKRLITLDDSTQDFEKLYNGWKILFSSIAGNKEDETTTRFLQAAANEAGFNTEFAYVDEVVFSDEDGIFYNDENYEFWFKLIPWEQIAVDEGELAMILKNIIQNQRAIILNPAYTLLFQSKGILKVLWDLYPNHPLLLESSYEPLIGKKMVKKPFLGREGANVAIYDENGKKILEEDGEYANNKFLYQEFYEFNKDKAGNSYQAGVFFAYEACALGYRKGGEILGNFAKFVAHYIR